One region of Vibrio pelagius genomic DNA includes:
- the serB gene encoding phosphoserine phosphatase — protein MDAQKLLPIKRHTTLLTRLPETRFASQLAKSKANWIVFGEYLSPQAFDDIDFFTGFYNTILDTWKVGKYEVALMSGQLTPAHEEILQGLKLDYACLSEVPDLSKPGLIVMDMDSTAIQIECIDEIAKLAGVGELVSDITERAMQGELDFEQSLRQRVGALKDADEAILEQVRSTLPFMPDLVELVNTLNKLGWKTAIASGGFTYFSDYLKDTLNLDYAQSNTLEIVDGKLTGQVLGDVVSAQTKADILIELAEEHEIELHNTVAVGDGANDLVMMKAAGLGIAYHAKPKVEQQAQSAVRYSGLGGVLCILSGVLAKHQKISWQVKP, from the coding sequence ATGGACGCACAGAAACTCTTGCCTATCAAAAGGCATACTACGCTGCTCACTCGACTTCCAGAGACGCGATTCGCTTCTCAACTGGCTAAGTCAAAGGCAAACTGGATCGTATTTGGTGAGTACCTTTCTCCCCAAGCCTTCGACGACATCGATTTTTTTACAGGCTTCTACAACACCATTCTAGACACTTGGAAAGTAGGCAAATACGAAGTTGCTCTTATGTCTGGGCAGCTTACCCCAGCGCATGAAGAGATCTTACAAGGATTAAAACTGGATTACGCTTGCTTAAGTGAGGTTCCAGATTTGTCGAAGCCGGGTTTGATTGTGATGGATATGGACTCCACGGCGATTCAAATCGAATGCATCGACGAGATTGCAAAATTGGCGGGTGTGGGTGAACTGGTATCTGACATTACAGAGCGCGCAATGCAGGGTGAACTCGACTTTGAACAGAGCCTTCGTCAGCGCGTCGGTGCACTGAAAGATGCCGATGAAGCTATCTTAGAGCAAGTGCGCAGTACACTACCATTTATGCCAGATTTGGTAGAGTTAGTGAACACACTGAATAAGCTAGGTTGGAAAACGGCCATTGCATCGGGCGGCTTTACCTACTTCTCAGACTATCTTAAAGACACCTTAAATCTCGATTACGCGCAATCTAACACCTTGGAAATCGTCGATGGTAAGTTGACAGGGCAAGTGTTGGGCGATGTTGTATCAGCACAAACCAAGGCTGACATTCTTATTGAATTGGCTGAAGAGCATGAGATTGAGCTGCACAATACAGTGGCTGTTGGGGATGGTGCCAACGACTTAGTGATGATGAAAGCGGCAGGCTTGGGTATTGCCTATCATGCGAAACCGAAAGTGGAACAGCAGGCTCAATCGGCTGTTCGTTACTCAGGTTTGGGTGGCGTGCTATGTATTCTTTCAGGTGTATTGGCTAAGCATCAAAAAATCAGCTGGCAAGTGAAACCATAG
- a CDS encoding YtjB family periplasmic protein, which produces MNESLFSLRNALRILALILLAAMLVVTIKNTVVISKGNEKIQAKQLETLTKVLISQASLSASKMIIQQDQERLLDLANQLSQDRLVFDTTIYNAEGIRLASSEKALTVREVLGLDTPLSTASIGKQQLVEPIYSPENTIIGFIRVTFETGRVTAISDHHYRKSDRYMIGMVVMGFVSGVLFILLILRRGKSKSGENLLLKNVSS; this is translated from the coding sequence ATGAATGAATCGCTGTTCTCATTACGTAATGCACTGCGTATCTTAGCGCTGATTTTATTAGCCGCTATGTTGGTGGTCACCATCAAAAACACCGTGGTGATCAGTAAAGGCAATGAGAAAATTCAAGCCAAGCAGCTCGAGACTCTAACCAAGGTTCTAATCTCACAAGCATCGCTATCTGCAAGCAAAATGATCATCCAGCAAGATCAAGAGCGCCTGTTAGATCTCGCCAATCAGCTATCTCAAGACCGATTGGTTTTTGATACCACAATCTACAACGCTGAAGGCATTCGTTTGGCATCGAGTGAAAAGGCACTGACGGTCCGTGAAGTACTTGGGTTAGACACACCACTTTCCACGGCCAGTATCGGCAAACAGCAGTTAGTTGAACCTATCTACTCACCAGAAAACACCATCATTGGTTTTATCCGAGTAACGTTTGAGACAGGTCGAGTAACGGCTATCTCAGATCACCATTACCGCAAGAGTGACCGCTATATGATTGGAATGGTAGTGATGGGATTTGTCAGTGGCGTGCTGTTTATTCTGTTGATCCTTAGACGTGGTAAATCCAAATCAGGCGAGAACCTGCTTCTTAAGAATGTTAGCTCTTAG
- the deoD gene encoding purine-nucleoside phosphorylase, protein MATPHINAEMGAFADVVLMPGDPLRAKYIAETFLDDVVQVCDVRNMFGYTGTYKGRKISVMGHGMGIPSCSIYATELIKDFGVKKIIRVGSCGAVSEDIKVRDVVIGMGACTDSKVNRIRFKGHDFAAIADYKMVRAAEDAAKARGVDVKVGNLFSAELFYTPDPEMFDVMDKYGIVGVEMEAAGIYGVCAEYGAKALTICTVSDHIKTGEQTTSDERQTTFNDMMVIALDSVLLGDDE, encoded by the coding sequence ATGGCAACTCCACATATTAATGCTGAAATGGGCGCATTCGCAGACGTTGTTCTTATGCCGGGTGACCCGCTACGTGCTAAATACATCGCAGAAACATTCCTAGATGATGTTGTTCAGGTGTGTGATGTTCGCAACATGTTTGGTTACACAGGTACTTACAAAGGTCGTAAGATCTCTGTTATGGGCCACGGCATGGGCATTCCATCGTGCTCTATCTACGCGACAGAGCTTATTAAAGACTTCGGCGTGAAGAAAATCATCCGTGTTGGCAGCTGTGGTGCGGTTAGCGAAGATATTAAAGTGCGCGACGTTGTTATCGGCATGGGCGCTTGTACAGATTCAAAAGTGAACCGTATTCGCTTTAAAGGTCATGACTTTGCTGCCATTGCTGACTACAAAATGGTTCGTGCAGCTGAAGACGCGGCAAAAGCGCGCGGTGTTGACGTAAAAGTCGGCAACCTATTCTCAGCTGAGCTGTTCTACACACCAGATCCAGAAATGTTCGATGTGATGGACAAGTACGGCATCGTTGGTGTTGAGATGGAAGCGGCTGGTATCTACGGTGTGTGTGCTGAATACGGCGCGAAAGCACTAACTATCTGTACTGTTTCAGACCACATTAAAACAGGTGAGCAAACCACATCTGATGAGCGTCAAACGACTTTCAACGACATGATGGTGATTGCACTAGACTCTGTTCTACTGGGTGACGACGAGTAA
- a CDS encoding phosphopentomutase gives MKRAFILVLDSFGIGATADAEKFGDVGSDTMGHIADQCDKGLADNADRKGPLTLPNLSKLGLAMAHKESTGRFAPGMDADAEIIGAYGHAAELSSGKDTPSGHWEIAGVPVLFDWGYFTDKENSFPKELTDRILERAGLSGFLGNCHASGTQVLDDLGEEHMKTGLPIFYTSADSVFQIACHEETFGLQNLLDLCQIAREELEDYNIGRVIARPFVGAGKGQFERTGNRRDLSVEPPSATILQKLVEEKNGEVHSIGKISDIYAGCGITKKTKATGIPDLFEATKDAIKEAGDNTIVFTNFVDFDSAYGHRRDVAGYAAALEYFDGRIHEVMDMMQEDDILILTADHGCDPTWPGSDHTREHIPVIVYGKNVPAGSLGRRDTFADIGQTLATYFGTSPMGYGTSFL, from the coding sequence ATGAAAAGAGCATTTATTTTAGTCTTAGACTCATTTGGTATTGGCGCAACGGCTGATGCTGAGAAATTTGGTGATGTAGGTTCAGACACTATGGGTCACATCGCTGATCAGTGTGACAAAGGTTTAGCGGATAACGCTGACCGTAAAGGCCCACTGACTCTGCCAAACCTATCTAAGCTGGGTCTTGCGATGGCTCATAAAGAGTCAACAGGTCGTTTTGCTCCAGGTATGGATGCAGACGCTGAAATCATCGGTGCTTACGGCCACGCAGCTGAGCTGTCTTCTGGTAAAGATACACCTTCAGGTCACTGGGAAATTGCGGGCGTTCCTGTTCTTTTCGATTGGGGCTACTTCACTGATAAAGAGAACAGCTTCCCTAAAGAGCTGACTGATCGCATTCTAGAGCGTGCTGGTCTATCTGGTTTCCTAGGTAACTGTCACGCATCGGGTACTCAAGTACTGGATGATCTAGGTGAAGAGCACATGAAGACGGGTCTACCCATCTTCTACACATCGGCAGATTCAGTATTCCAAATCGCATGTCATGAAGAGACCTTTGGTCTGCAAAATCTGCTAGACCTTTGTCAGATCGCGCGTGAAGAGCTGGAAGATTACAACATCGGCCGTGTTATCGCGCGTCCTTTCGTTGGTGCGGGTAAAGGTCAGTTTGAGCGTACCGGTAACCGTCGCGATCTATCTGTTGAGCCGCCATCAGCAACGATCCTGCAAAAACTGGTTGAAGAGAAAAACGGTGAGGTTCACTCAATCGGTAAGATCTCTGATATTTACGCAGGCTGTGGTATCACTAAGAAAACCAAAGCGACAGGTATCCCTGATCTATTTGAAGCCACTAAAGACGCAATCAAAGAAGCGGGTGACAACACGATTGTGTTCACTAACTTTGTAGATTTTGACTCTGCTTACGGTCACCGTCGTGACGTAGCGGGTTACGCGGCGGCGCTTGAGTACTTCGATGGTCGTATTCACGAAGTGATGGATATGATGCAAGAAGATGACATCTTGATCCTAACCGCTGACCACGGTTGTGATCCAACATGGCCGGGTTCTGACCACACTCGTGAGCACATTCCAGTGATCGTTTACGGTAAGAATGTTCCTGCTGGCTCATTAGGTCGTCGTGATACGTTCGCTGATATCGGCCAAACGCTAGCTACATACTTTGGTACGTCGCCAATGGGTTATGGCACAAGCTTTTTGTAA
- the deoA gene encoding thymidine phosphorylase, translating to MSEVSNTKTPTFLPQEIIRRKRDGEVLTAEEINFFIQGVAKNTVSEGQIAAFAMAIFFNEMTMPERIALTCAMRDSGMVIDWSHMNFDGPIVDKHSTGGVGDVTSLMLGPMVAACGGFVPMISGRGLGHTGGTLDKLESIPGYNITPTNEVFGEVTKDAGVAIIGQTGDLAPADKRVYATRDITATVDNISLITASILSKKLAAGLDSLVMDVKVGSGAFMPTYEASEELAKSIVAVANGAGTKTTAILTDMNQVLASSAGNAVEVREAVQFLTGEYRNPRLLEITLASCAEMLVLGNLAKDSEEAREKLMAVLDNGKAAECFGKMVAGLGGPADFVENYDNYLEKAEIIKPVYALESGVVSAMDTRAIGMAVVGMGGGRRVATDSIDYAVGFDNFIRLGEVASEDKPLAVIHARNEEQWQEAATALQNAITVGGEYTATPDVYRQIRSEDV from the coding sequence ATGTCTGAAGTATCGAATACCAAAACTCCAACTTTTCTACCTCAAGAAATTATTCGCAGAAAACGTGACGGCGAAGTGCTAACTGCAGAAGAGATCAACTTCTTCATTCAGGGCGTTGCTAAGAACACGGTTTCTGAAGGCCAAATCGCGGCATTTGCAATGGCGATCTTCTTCAACGAAATGACAATGCCAGAACGCATTGCGCTAACGTGTGCAATGCGTGATTCAGGTATGGTTATCGATTGGAGCCACATGAACTTTGATGGTCCTATCGTTGATAAACACTCTACAGGTGGTGTAGGTGACGTAACTTCACTGATGCTTGGCCCAATGGTGGCAGCATGTGGTGGTTTCGTTCCTATGATCTCTGGTCGTGGTCTTGGCCACACAGGTGGTACGCTCGATAAACTTGAGTCTATCCCTGGCTACAACATCACACCGACAAATGAAGTGTTTGGTGAAGTAACCAAAGACGCAGGTGTTGCAATTATCGGTCAAACAGGTGATCTAGCTCCTGCGGACAAGCGCGTATACGCGACGCGCGATATCACAGCGACTGTAGACAACATCTCGCTAATCACCGCTTCAATTCTTTCTAAGAAACTGGCTGCTGGCCTAGATTCTCTAGTCATGGATGTAAAAGTAGGTTCTGGCGCGTTCATGCCAACTTACGAAGCGTCTGAAGAGTTGGCGAAATCTATCGTTGCGGTAGCAAACGGTGCAGGTACTAAGACAACAGCGATTCTAACTGACATGAACCAAGTTCTGGCTTCTTCTGCAGGTAATGCCGTTGAGGTACGTGAAGCGGTTCAATTCCTGACAGGTGAATACCGTAACCCTCGTCTTCTCGAAATCACGCTCGCTTCATGTGCTGAAATGCTCGTGCTTGGCAACCTTGCGAAAGACTCTGAAGAGGCTCGTGAGAAGCTAATGGCGGTACTGGATAACGGTAAAGCGGCAGAGTGCTTTGGCAAGATGGTTGCAGGTCTAGGCGGTCCAGCTGACTTCGTAGAAAACTACGACAACTACCTAGAGAAAGCGGAAATCATCAAGCCAGTATACGCACTTGAAAGTGGCGTTGTATCAGCAATGGATACGCGCGCAATCGGTATGGCCGTTGTTGGCATGGGTGGCGGTCGCCGCGTTGCAACTGACAGCATCGACTACGCAGTCGGCTTCGATAACTTCATCCGTCTAGGTGAAGTAGCAAGCGAAGACAAGCCTCTTGCGGTCATTCACGCACGTAATGAAGAGCAATGGCAAGAAGCGGCAACAGCCCTTCAAAATGCGATTACTGTTGGTGGTGAATACACAGCAACGCCAGACGTTTACCGTCAAATTCGTTCAGAAGACGTTTAA
- the deoC gene encoding deoxyribose-phosphate aldolase, whose protein sequence is MSDLKAAALRALKLMDLTTLNDDDTTEKVVALCHDAKTAVGNTAAICIYPRFIPAAKKALREQGTPEVRIATVTNFPHGNDDIEIAVAETKAAVAYGADEVDVVFPYRALIAGNEEVGFELVKQCKEACGDITLKVIIETGELKEEALIKKASEICIKAGADFIKTSTGKVPVNATPEYARMMLEVIRDMGVAKTVGFKPAGGVRTAEDAAQYLAMADDILGADWADNMHYRFGASSLLTNLLNTLEVTDETADPAAY, encoded by the coding sequence ATGAGCGATTTAAAAGCAGCAGCTCTACGTGCACTTAAACTTATGGACCTAACTACGCTAAATGACGACGACACAACGGAAAAAGTTGTAGCGCTTTGTCACGACGCGAAGACTGCAGTGGGCAACACAGCTGCAATCTGTATTTACCCTCGCTTTATCCCAGCTGCTAAGAAGGCACTGCGTGAGCAAGGTACTCCAGAAGTACGTATTGCGACTGTAACTAACTTCCCTCATGGTAACGATGACATCGAAATCGCAGTGGCTGAAACTAAAGCAGCAGTCGCTTACGGTGCAGACGAAGTAGACGTAGTATTCCCATACCGCGCTCTAATCGCTGGCAACGAAGAGGTTGGTTTCGAGCTAGTTAAACAGTGTAAAGAAGCATGTGGCGACATCACACTGAAAGTAATCATCGAAACTGGTGAGCTTAAAGAAGAAGCTCTAATCAAGAAAGCATCTGAAATTTGTATCAAAGCAGGCGCTGACTTCATTAAAACTTCAACAGGTAAAGTGCCAGTAAACGCGACTCCAGAGTACGCGCGCATGATGCTTGAAGTGATCCGTGACATGGGCGTAGCTAAGACGGTTGGTTTCAAACCAGCAGGTGGTGTTCGTACTGCTGAAGATGCAGCACAATACCTAGCAATGGCTGATGACATCCTAGGCGCAGATTGGGCTGACAACATGCACTACCGTTTTGGTGCATCAAGTCTACTGACTAACCTACTAAACACATTAGAAGTAACAGACGAGACAGCTGATCCAGCAGCTTACTAA
- a CDS encoding NupC/NupG family nucleoside CNT transporter, with product MSLFMSLVGMVVLIAIAVLLSDNRKAINFRTVGGAFAIQFALGAFVLYIPWGRDLLAGFSAGVANVIDYGKDGTGFLFGSLVNFSVDGIGFIFAFQVLPTLIFFSALISVLYYIGVMQWVIKILGGGLQKALGTSRAESMSAAANIFVGQTEAPLVVRPFVPKMTQSELFAVMCGGLASVAGGVLAGYASMGVPLEYLVAASFMAAPGGLLFAKIIKPETDTPADDIADEMDGGDDKPANVIDAAAGGASVGLQLALNVGAMLLAFIGLIALINGILGGIGGWIGFEGLTLEWILGKLFSPLAFIIGVPWAEADIAGSFIGQKIVVNEFVAYLNFVPFVGENAQIVEATGQVMSVKTQAIISFALCGFANLSSIAILLGGLGGLAPNRRHDIARMGVKAVIAGTLSNLMAATIAGFFLSF from the coding sequence ATGAGCCTGTTTATGAGCCTAGTCGGTATGGTAGTACTGATTGCAATCGCAGTATTACTGTCTGACAACCGCAAAGCTATTAACTTTAGAACGGTGGGTGGCGCATTCGCTATCCAATTCGCACTTGGTGCATTCGTACTTTACATCCCTTGGGGTCGTGATCTTCTTGCAGGTTTCTCTGCAGGTGTAGCAAACGTGATCGACTACGGTAAAGACGGTACTGGTTTCCTATTCGGCAGCCTAGTTAACTTCTCAGTTGACGGTATCGGTTTCATCTTTGCATTCCAAGTACTACCAACTCTAATCTTCTTCTCTGCACTTATCTCTGTACTTTACTACATTGGTGTAATGCAATGGGTTATCAAGATTCTTGGTGGTGGCCTACAGAAAGCTCTTGGCACATCTCGTGCGGAGTCTATGTCTGCTGCAGCAAACATCTTCGTTGGTCAAACTGAAGCTCCTCTAGTTGTACGTCCTTTCGTACCAAAAATGACTCAGTCTGAACTATTCGCTGTAATGTGTGGTGGTCTAGCTTCTGTTGCTGGTGGTGTACTAGCAGGTTACGCTTCTATGGGTGTACCTCTAGAGTACCTAGTTGCTGCATCATTCATGGCAGCACCAGGTGGTCTACTATTCGCTAAGATCATCAAGCCAGAGACTGATACACCTGCTGATGACATCGCTGACGAAATGGACGGTGGCGACGACAAGCCAGCTAACGTAATCGACGCAGCCGCTGGTGGTGCATCTGTTGGTCTTCAACTTGCTCTAAACGTTGGTGCAATGCTACTAGCGTTCATCGGTCTAATCGCTCTAATCAACGGTATCCTAGGTGGTATCGGTGGTTGGATTGGTTTTGAAGGCCTAACTCTTGAGTGGATTCTTGGTAAACTATTCTCTCCACTAGCATTCATTATTGGTGTGCCATGGGCTGAAGCAGATATCGCTGGTTCATTCATCGGTCAGAAGATCGTAGTTAACGAATTCGTTGCATACCTAAACTTCGTACCTTTCGTTGGTGAAAACGCGCAAATCGTTGAAGCAACGGGTCAAGTAATGTCTGTTAAGACTCAAGCAATTATCTCGTTCGCACTATGTGGTTTCGCAAACCTTTCTTCTATCGCGATTCTACTAGGTGGTCTAGGTGGTCTAGCTCCAAACCGTCGTCACGACATCGCTCGTATGGGTGTTAAAGCGGTTATTGCTGGTACTCTATCTAACCTGATGGCAGCGACAATTGCTGGCTTCTTCTTATCTTTCTAA